A portion of the Fusobacterium nucleatum genome contains these proteins:
- a CDS encoding methionine ABC transporter ATP-binding protein: MITLENVNKIYSNNLHAVKDVNLKVNEGDIFGIIGLSGAGKSSLIRLINRLEEPTSGKIFINGENILNLNKTELLERRKKIGMIFQHFNLLSSRTVEENVAFALEIANWNKKDIGKRVSELLEIVGLSDKAKYYPSQLSGGQKQRVSIARALANNPDILLSDEATSALDPKTTKSILELIKEIQQKFSLTVLMITHQMEVVKEICNKVAIMSDGRIVEQGGVHHIFAEPKNEITKELISYVHQQTDTELNYLHHKGKKIIKVKFLGTSTQEPIISKVIKEYGIDISVFGGTIDKLATMNIGHLYLELDGDLAAQTKAIEFMQTMDVIVEVIYNGD; the protein is encoded by the coding sequence ATGATTACACTTGAAAATGTAAATAAAATTTATTCCAATAACTTGCATGCTGTAAAAGATGTTAATTTAAAAGTTAATGAAGGAGATATCTTTGGAATTATAGGTTTAAGTGGTGCTGGAAAATCTTCTCTCATAAGACTTATTAACAGACTTGAAGAGCCTACAAGTGGAAAAATTTTTATTAATGGGGAAAATATTTTAAACCTTAATAAAACTGAACTTTTAGAAAGAAGAAAGAAAATAGGAATGATATTTCAACATTTCAATTTACTTTCATCAAGAACAGTTGAAGAAAATGTTGCTTTTGCATTAGAAATTGCAAATTGGAATAAAAAAGATATTGGAAAGAGAGTTTCTGAACTTTTAGAAATAGTTGGATTATCTGATAAAGCTAAATATTATCCCAGTCAATTAAGTGGTGGACAAAAGCAAAGAGTTTCAATAGCAAGAGCCTTAGCAAACAATCCAGATATTTTACTATCAGATGAAGCTACTTCAGCACTTGATCCTAAAACAACTAAATCTATTTTGGAGCTTATTAAAGAAATACAACAAAAGTTTTCATTAACTGTTCTTATGATAACTCACCAAATGGAAGTTGTTAAGGAAATCTGTAATAAAGTTGCAATAATGTCAGATGGAAGAATAGTCGAACAAGGTGGTGTACATCATATATTTGCTGAGCCTAAAAATGAAATTACAAAAGAATTGATTTCTTATGTACATCAACAAACTGATACTGAATTAAATTATTTACATCATAAAGGTAAAAAGATAATTAAAGTTAAGTTTTTAGGTACATCTACACAAGAACCAATTATTTCAAAAGTCATAAAAGAGTATGGAATTGACATAAGTGTTTTTGGGGGAACTATAGATAAATTAGCAACAATGAACATAGGACATTTATATCTTGAACTTGATGGAGATTTAGCTGCACAAACAAAGGCAATAGAGTTTATGCAGACTATGGATGTTATAGTGGAGGTGATATATAATGGAGATTAG